AAAGATTTGGTTATAATATAATGAATAACATGATATTTGAACTTTCGAGACCGGATCTTGTTTATTCATTAATAAATACTGACCCAGATATGACAATAATACTCCCTGTAAGAATATGCGTTTATGAGTTGCAGCATGCTGTTTACATAATAACACAGGATGTTAAGGAAACACTCGAAAATACAGGCTTAATAAAAATTGGTGATGAAATAGATAAAATAATTAACGAAATAGCAATGGATTCTATTTAAAATTAATTATAGTTTTCAAATAAAGTATTTTTTTTGGAAATTAATTACATAAAATGAAAATATTTTATATGGTTATATATTATATTTAATATGAAGGCACCAGAGTAATATAAAGGTAAACAACGAAAGCCATGGGTAATTCCAGTGGTTATCGTTGTTGTTATAATCGTCATAGTTCTCGGTGTTTACTTTGGTTTAGTCTATCATCCGCCTAAAAAGGTGAAGACAATATACTTTTATACATGGTGGGCAACGGATGGCAAGGTGGCTCTTGATAAGGAATACGCAGCATTTGAAACCTCGCACCCAGGATATGTTGTTAAAAGCGAGTTGAAACCTGGCGCTGCCGGTACCGAGGCAATTTATGCAATTCTCGCTGATATAAAGGCAGGGCATCCTCCTGATTTATTCCAGTCCCTGTTTGGTCCGCAGGTTCTTAGCTATATAGAGGATGCACCAAACGGTGCAAAGGACTTTGTAAACATGACGCCGAT
This window of the Picrophilus oshimae DSM 9789 genome carries:
- a CDS encoding DUF302 domain-containing protein, which encodes MKYESKDNFDSVIKKMHESVTRHGMRIISIINVRENLERFGYNIMNNMIFELSRPDLVYSLINTDPDMTIILPVRICVYELQHAVYIITQDVKETLENTGLIKIGDEIDKIINEIAMDSI